The Lycium ferocissimum isolate CSIRO_LF1 chromosome 10, AGI_CSIRO_Lferr_CH_V1, whole genome shotgun sequence genome window below encodes:
- the LOC132035215 gene encoding loganic acid O-methyltransferase-like, producing the protein MQREVLEGSKEMIRDAIIRKLDIKIMLSSSNTFRITEFGCSVGPNTFSAMQHVVEAVKDKAYNNHQFTNNIPEFQVFFNDHVTNDFNTLFQSLPVDKSYYASGVPGSFHGRLLPSRSIHSAHSSCTIHWLSKCPEELLDDKSPAWNKGLIYYVGASNIEVVNAYVAQFEKDMEMFFTARAEEIVPVGMMVLVSPFSGYIRLMGFFGSSLMDLVNEGMLDESLVDSFNLPMYFPSPEDMTKVVERNGCFSIEIIELTYPKSKLMDESDAKTLMINLRSSLEGLLINHFGSKIAEEACARTILKSEEISAWMKVNYEKPSQLFIVLKRK; encoded by the exons ATGCAAAGAGAAGTGCTAGAGGGTTCAAAGGAGATGATAAGAGATGCAATTATTCGAAAGCTTGACATCAAAATCATGTTATCTTCTTCAAACACATTCCGTATTACAGAGTTTGGATGTTCGGTTGGACCAAACACTTTTAGCGCAATGCAACATGTTGTAGAAGCTGTAAAGGACAAGGCATACAATAATCATCAGTTCACTAATAATATTCCTGAATTCCAAGTTTTTTTCAATGATCATGTCACAAACGATTTCAACACCCTCTTTCAATCACTACCGGTCGATAAATCCTACTATGCATCAGGAGTTCCAGGATCTTTCCATGGTAGATTATTGCCATCGCGATCGATACATTCTGCACATTCTTCTTGTACTATACATTGGTTATCTAAGTGTCCAGAAGAGTTGTTAGATGACAAATCCCCAGCATGGAATAAGGGATTGATTTATTATGTTGGTGCCTCAAATATTGAAGTGGTTAATGCTTATGTTGCTCAATTTGAAAAAGACATGGAAATGTTCTTCACTGCAAGAGCTGAGGAGATTGTTCCTGTAGGAATGATGGTTCTTGTTTCACCATTTTCAGGCTATATACGTCTCATGGGATTTTTCGGTTCTAGTCTTATGGATTTGGTGAATGAG GGAATGCTAGATGAATCTCTAGTTGACTCATTCAATTTGCCAATGTATTTTCCCTCTCCTGAAGACATGACCAAAGTGGTGGAGAGAAATGGATGTTTTAGCATAGAGATAATAGAGTTGACATATCCAAAATCAAAGCTTATGGATGAGTCTGATGCAAAGACTTTAATGATAAACCTAAGGAGTTCTTTAGAAGGACTTTTAATCAATCATTTTGGAAGTAAAATTGCTGAAGAAGCTTGTGCAAGGACTATTCTCAAAAGTGAAGAGATTTCAGCCTGGATGAAGGTTAATTACGAGAAACCAAGCCAATTATTTATCGTTTTGAAGCGTAAATGA